From a region of the Gossypium raimondii isolate GPD5lz chromosome 10, ASM2569854v1, whole genome shotgun sequence genome:
- the LOC105776414 gene encoding uncharacterized protein LOC105776414 produces the protein MPPRRRAKKKSNTRKDAAIDAMKPYGFPVDVVQTTIKDLLHVYGEDGWPFIEDSAYKVLLEAILEKVTGEGTSDPKEPVAETSSRTALVPVCSDVSPLNAEFQTSNGFDGAPELNKTLCISKLTNESGNYLLPVEAEGCSKRDVTYPCGNNHSTPLYGHNSPPLQGDTLTTKRRPYYGWIGSDDEEDIVELTPGPIAEEMENFLKSFMVHKKRWDIKPDDM, from the exons ATGCCTCCAAGAAGACGTGCGAAGAAG AAATCTAATACGAGAAAGGATGCTGCCATTGATGCAATGAAGCCATATGGGTTTCCTGTAGACGTTGTTCAAACAACCATAAAGGATTTGCTACAT GTTTATGGGGAAGATGGGTGGCCATTCATTGAAGATTCTGCTTACAAGGTTTTACTTGAAGCCATACTTGAAAAG GTAACCGGAGAAGGAACAAGTGATCCTAAGGAACCAGTTGCTGAGACCTCAAGTAGAACTGCTCTTGTACCTGTATGCTCTGATGTGAGTCCACTTAACGCTGAATTCCAAACCAGCAATGGCTTTGATGGTGCACCAGAGTTGAATAAAACTTTGTGTATATCAAAACTGACAAATGAATCCG GTAACTATCTCCTACCAGTCGAAGCCGAAGGCTGTAGCAAAAGAGATGTTACATATCCTTGTGGTAACAACCACTCTACTCCACTTTATGGTCACAACTCACCACCACTGCAAGGTGATACCTTGACCACAAAGCGCAGGCCTTACTATGGCTGGATTGGCAGTGACGATGAGGAAGATATCGTGGAGCTAACACCAGGACCAATAGCTGAAGAAATGGAAAACTTTCTTAAAAGTTTCATGGTTCACAAGAAAAGATGGGATATAAAGCCTGATGATATGTAA
- the LOC105776403 gene encoding probable LRR receptor-like serine/threonine-protein kinase At3g47570 codes for MNKALSKTNQSHLRAMGISKKHLEVVIILSCFNLRGPNLLGLATATTVIRGNDTDQQALLHLKAKIIGDQLKVMESWNSSIHFCQWHGITCGCKHQRVTKLELQFLELSGSLSPYIGNLSFLKELNLASNNFYDHIPQEVGHLRRLERLELINNSFSGEIPSNLSACSKLTYIRMRGNQLRGEIPGSFGLLSKLKFLSFVNNSLRGSIPPALGNLSSLEELYLTYNTLSGVLPEALGRLTNLTHFSADENSISGIIPTAMFNLSNIIVFSIGGNKIQGTLHSDLAITMPHVGAFSVWGNQIYGKIPISISNASNLYQLQLDENRLSGNVPSLEKLENLFVLNLYTNHLGHGIEGDLNFVCTLVNNTKLGILSIHNNNFGGVFPKCIRNFSRTFSVLGIEHNNILGRIPDGIGNLNSLEVLRASQNQLSGPIPSDIGRLQKLKKFYVDSNFLSGIIPHSIGNLTMLIELALDVNKLKGSIPSSLGNCQNLLRMTLSHNNLSGSIPPQVLALSSLSILLNLSSNYLTGELPFEVEKLKNLGELDVSKNRLSGLLPNNLGSCVSLEKLFLDGNLFEGPIPSSLSSLRGLAALDVSDNNLSGKVPEFLASFGALKYLNLSFNDFEGVIPSEGVFKNSSATFVEGNNKLCGGITELHLSRCNSAKSSNTSLRLKIVIVAVILGVTLIFLFLLILLLRKKKEQQPTTTCAENSLLRLSYQSILRATNGFSTQNLVGLGSFGSVYRGILEETGEVIAVKVLNLLNHGASRSFLAECEVLKNIRHRNLVKVLTAISGVDYQGNDFKALVYEFMVNGSLEDWLHPPAGTNEPETIRNLNLFQRLNMAIDVAHALEYLHHHCEILIIHCDLKPSNILLDEEMVAHISDFGLAKILSTDKLNYSASQSSSLGLRGTIGYAPPEYGMGSELSTKGDVYSYGVLLLEMFTGKRPTDERFKEGLSLHNFVKTALPERMIEIIDPILLQERVKQGTITDITLGGNIIENDRCLQCMNSILEIGLTCSTESPSERVDMCDVVTELCSIRDQIYLTRLGGLS; via the exons ATGAACAAAGCACTCTCGAAAACAAATCAATCTCATCTCAGGGCGATGGGGATATCAAAAAAGCATTTAGAAGTTGTTATTATTCTCTCATGCTTCAACTTGCGGGGTCCTAACTTGCTTGGTTTAGCAACAGCAACCACTGTAATTAGGGGAAATGACACTGATCAACAAGCTTTACTCCATTTAAAAGCCAAGATAATTGGTGATCAACTTAAGGTTATGGAGTCTTGGAATAGTTCCATTCACTTCTGTCAATGGCATGGTATTACATGCGGCTGCAAGCATCAGAGAGTCACCAAGTTGGAACTACAATTCCTCGAACTCTCAGGATCTTTATCACCATATATTGGAAATTTGAGCTTTCTCAAGGAGTTGAATCTTGCAAGCAACAACTTCTACGATCATATTCCTCAAGAAGTTGGACATCTAAGAAGACTGGAAAGGTTAGAACTGATCAATAATTCTTTTAGTGGTGAAATTCCTTCCAATTTATCAGCTTGCTCTAAGCTTACATATATCCGCATGAGAGGCAATCAACTAAGAGGAGAAATACCTGGTTCGTTCGGTCTCTTGTCAAAGCTGAAATTCTTGAGTTTTGTCAACAACAGTTTAAGAGGGAGCATCCCGCCTGCGTTGGGGAACTTGTCATCCCTGGAGGAACTTTATTTGACATATAATACATTAAGTGGGGTTCTACCTGAAGCTCTTGGACGACTGACAAATCTGACACATTTCTCGGCAGATGAAAATTCAATATCTGGTATTATTCCGACCGCAATGTTCAATCTATCCAATATTATAGTCTTCTCCATAGGGGGGAACAAGATTCAAGGTACTCTTCATTCTGACTTAGCAATCACTATGCCACATGTTGGGGCCTTCTCCGTATGGGGAAACCAAATCTATGGAAAGATTCCTATTTCAATATCCAATGCCTCAAATCTATATCAACTTCAACTTGATGAGAACAGACTTAGTGGGAACGTGCCTTCCTTAGAAAAGCTAGAAAACCTGTTTGTACTTAACCTATACACCAACCACTTGGGACATGGGATAGAAGGTGACTTGAACTTCGTTTGCACTTTAGTCAATAATACCAAATTAGGAATTCTATCTATacacaataataattttggagGGGTATTTCCCAAATGCATTAGGAATTTTTCTAGAACCTTTTCAGTATTAGGAATAGAACATAACAACATATTGGGAAGAATACCGGATGGGATTGGAAATCTCAACTCTTTGGAGGTGCTACGGGCATCACAAAATCAATTATCAGGCCCCATTCCCTCTGATATTGGGAGGCTTCAGAAGCTAAAGAAATTTTACGTTGATAGTAATTTTCTCTCTGGGATTATTCCCCATTCTATTGgaaatttaacaatgttaatcGAACTAGCTTTAGATGTTAACAAACTTAAGGGAAGCATTCCATCTAGTCTAGGTAATTGCCAAAATTTGCTTAGGATGACTCTTTCTCATAACAATCTTAGTGGATCAATACCCCCTCAAGTACTTGCACTTTCATCCTTGTCCATTTTACTAAACTTATCATCAAACTATTTGACTGGTGAACTTCCCTTTGAAGTagagaaattgaaaaatctGGGTGAATTGGATGTTTCAAAAAATAGATTATCTGGTTTGCTTCCAAACAACCTTGGTAGCTGTGTAAGCCTAGAGAAGTTGTTTTTGGATGGCAATTTGTTTGAAGGGCCCATTCCTTCATCTTTGAGTTCATTGAGAGGTCTTGCAGCATTGGATGTATCCGATAATAATCTTTCAGGTAAGGTTCCTGAATTTCTTGCAAGCTTTGGGGCATTAAAGTATTTAAATCTCTCATTCAATGATTTTGAAGGAGTGATACCAAGTGAAGGAGTCTTCAAGAATTCAAGTGCTACATTTGTTGAAGGGAACAATAAGCTTTGTGGAGGCATCACTGAGTTACACTTGTCAAGATGTAACTCGGCAAAATCATCAAACACTTCTCTTCGtttaaaaattgttattgtTGCTGTAATTTTAGGAGTGACTTTGATATTCCTTTTTCTCCTTATCCTGTTGCTTCGAAAGAAGAAAGAGCAGCAGCCAACAACAACTTGTGCAGAAAATTCACTTTTAAGGTTATCGTACCAAAGCATCCTAAGGGCTACTAACGGATTTTCTACGCAGAATTTGGTTGGTTTGGGAAGTTTTGGTTCCGTGTACAGAGGAATTCTTGAAGAGACTGGAGAAGTTATTGCAGTGAAGGTGCTTAATCTTCTAAATCATGGAGCTTCGAGGAGTTTCTTAGCTGAATGTGAGGTCTTGAAGAACATTCGACATCGGAATCTTGTCAAGGTTTTAACAGCCATTTCAGGTGTCGATTATCAAGGCAATGATTTTAAAGCCTTGGTTTATGAGTTCATGGTAAATGGAAGTTTGGAGGACTGGCTGCATCCACCTGCTGGAACCAATGAACCAGAGACAATAAGAAACCTGAACCTCTTCCAAAGACTTAATATGGCCATAGATGTTGCTCATGCACTAGAGTATCTGCACCATCATTGCGAAATATTGATCATTCATTGTGACCTCAAGCCAAGCAATATTCTACTTGATGAGGAAATGGTTGCCCATATAAGTGACTTCGGCTTAGCAAAAATCCTTTCTACAGACAAGCTTAACTATTCTGCTAGTCAATCAAGCTCCCTTGGATTAAGAGGAACTATTGGTTATGCTCCACCtg AATATGGCATGGGAAGCGAGTTGTCAACAAAAGGTGATGTGTATAGCTATGGCGTCCTCTTGCTTGAAATGTTTACAGGGAAAAGGCCGACTGATGAAAGATTCAAAGAGGGTTTAAGTCTTCACAACTTTGTTAAGACAGCTTTGCCCGAACGAATGATTGAGATTATAGATCCCATTCTTCTTCAAGAGAGAGTCAAACAAGGAACAATCACAGACATTACTCTTGGTGGAAACATCATAGAAAATGACAGGTGTCTTCAATGTATGAATTCGATTCTTGAAATAGGACTCACTTGTTCTACTGAATCACCAAGTGAGCGGGTTGACATGTGTGATGTTGTTACCGAGCTTTGTTCCATTAGAGATCAGATTTATCTGACTCGATTAGGAGGTCTTAGTTAA
- the LOC105775736 gene encoding LRR receptor-like serine/threonine-protein kinase EFR produces MNSISFAIVEVGQHAALLHQEQPEPVKLQLQIELLFHFQVSSLVAQVRAELACTWFLTPTAVIQVFSKTPTGLVVRGNDTDQQALLQFKAKITDDQLRVMESWNSSIHFCQWHGVTCGRNFYNQIPQSIGGLRRLETLYLTNNSVSGEIPSNLSSCSKLTIVRMAGNRLTGEIPAFLGFLSNLKVLSFYNNSLRGSIPPSLGNLSSLEELALTYNALDGIIPETLGRLTNLSIFLAAANAISGTLPVAMFNLSNIRFFDIGENKIQCTLYTDLAITMPYVEFFSVRGNKISGQIPISITNASNLDVLQFNDNRLSGKVPSLEKLDKLSTLQLAVNDLGHGREGDLNFLCTLVNNTKLEFLFISDNNFGGVFPKCVSNFSNTLLRLEIDENKIMGRIPDGIGNLVNLEVLFASENQMSGPIPFEIGRLQKLNKFFSPGLFPILLEIYRR; encoded by the exons ATGAATTCCATTTCCTTCGCTATTGTTGAAGTTGGCCAGCATGCTGCCCTGTTGCACCAGGAACAGCCCGAGCCAGTGAAGTTGCAGCTGCAGATCGAGCTACTGTTCCATTTT CAAGTTTCGAGCCTTGTTGCTCAAGTCAGAGCTGAACTTGCTTGCACTTGGTTCTTAACACCAACAGCAGTCata CAAGTTTTCTCAAAAACTCCAACAGGCCTTGTAGTTAGAGGAAATGACACTGATCAACAAGCATTACTCCAGTTCAAAGCCAAGATTACTGATGATCAGCTTAGGGTCATGGAGTCCTGGAATAGTTCCATTCACTTTTGTCAGTGGCATGGCGTTACATGCGGTCGCAA CTTCTATAACCAGATTCCTCAATCGATTGGTGGTTTAAGGAGACTGGAAACATTATATCTGACCAACAACTCCGTAAGTGGTGAAATTCCTTCCAATTTATCTTCTTGCTCTAAGCTCACAATAGTTCGTATGGCAGGCAACCGGCTAACAGGAGAAATACCTGCTTTTCTGGGTTTCTTGTCAAACTTGAAAGTCTTGAGTTTTTACAACAACAGTTTGAGAGGGAGTATCCCACCTTCATTGGGTAATTTGTCATCCTTGGAGGAACTTGCCTTGACATATAATGCATTAGATGGGATTATACCTGAAACTCTCGGACGGCtaacaaatctttcaatttttttggcaGCAGCAAATGCAATTTCTGGTACGCTTCCTGTTGCAATGTTCAATCTTTCCAATATTAGGTTCTTTGATATTGGTGAAAATAAGATTCAATGTACTCTTTATACTGACTTAGCGATCACTATGCCATATGTTGAGTTCTTTTCTGTAAGGGGAAATAAAATCTCCGGACAAATCCCGATTTCAATAACCAATGCCTCAAATCTAGACGTACTTCAATTTAATGATAATAGACTTAGTGGAAAGGTGCCTTCCTTGGAGAAGTTGGATAAACTATCTACGCTTCAACTTGCCGTAAACGATTTGGGACATGGGAGAGAAGGTGACTTGAACTTTCTCTGCACTTTAGTCAATAATACCAAATTAGAATTTCTATTTATTAGTGACAATAATTTTGGAGGGGTATTTCCTAAATGCGTCAGTAATTTTTCCAACACCCTTTTACGGTTAGAAATAGACGAGAACAAAATAATGGGAAGAATCCCAGATGGGATTGGTAATCTCGTCAATTTGGAGGTATTATTTGCATCAGAAAATCAAATGTCTGGTCCCATACCATTTGAGATTGGGAGGCTTCAAAAGCTAAACAAATTTTTCTCTCCGGGGCTATTCCCCATTCTATTGGAAATTTATCGGCGTTAA
- the LOC105775730 gene encoding probable LRR receptor-like serine/threonine-protein kinase At3g47570 produces the protein MLRCNLKTSSNNSLRLKVAIIVVTLGVTLAFTCLLILWIGKKKEKQATTTSVENSVLQLSYQSIVRATDGFSTQNLVGSGSFGSVYKGVLEASGAVIAVKVLNLLNRGASRSFLAECEALKNIRHRNLVKVLTAISGVDYQGTDFKALVYEFMENGSLEDWLHPLIGMNGPETVRNLNFFQRVSVAIDVAHALQYLHHHCEEPIIHCDLKPSNILLDEKMVGHISDFGLAKILSTDRLNYSANKSSSLGFRGTIGYAPPEYGMGSELSTKGDVYSYGILLLEMFTGKRPTDERFREGLSLRNFVKAALPERIVKVTDPILVEERVTRGTPDVKNSRNDRHLRCLNSLFEIGLTCSAESPNERIDMSDVIKLCSIRDKFHPTRLSHEVRT, from the exons ATGTTAAGATGCAACTTGAAAACATCGTCAAACAATTCTCTTAGATTAAAAGTTGCAATTATTGTTGTGACTTTAGGAGTGACTCTGGCTTTTACTTGTCTCCTCATCTTGTGGATtggaaagaagaaagagaaacagGCAACAACAACTAGCGTAGAAAATTCGGTTTTACAACTATCATACCAAAGCATCGTAAGGGCAACGGATGGATTCTCCACGCAGAATTTGGTTGGTTCAGGAAGCTTTGGTTCTGTATACAAAGGAGTTCTTGAAGCTAGTGGAGCAGTTATTGCAGTAAAGGTGCTTAATCTTCTGAATCGTGGAGCTTCTAGGAGTTTCCTGGCTGAATGCGAGGCCTTGAAGAACATTCGACATCGAAATCTTGTCAAGGTACTAACAGCTATTTCAGGAGTCGATTACCAAGGCACTGATTTTAAAGCCTTGGTTTATGAGTTCATGGAAAATGGAAGCTTGGAAGACTGGTTGCATCCACTTATTGGCATGAATGGACCGGAGACGGTGAGAAACCTAAACTTCTTCCAAAGAGTAAGTGTGGCCATAGATGTTGCTCATGCACTCCAATATCTGCACCATCATTGTGAAGAACCAATCATTCATTGTGACCTCAAACCAAGTAATATTCTACTTGATGAGAAAATGGTTGGTCATATAAGTGACTTCGGCTTAGCAAAAATCCTTTCTACGGACAGACTGAACTATTCTGCTAATAAATCAAGCTCCCTTGGATTTAGAGGAACTATTGGTTATGCTCCTCCAG AATATGGCATGGGAAGCGAGTTGTCAACAAAAGGTGATGTGTATAGCTATGGCATCCTACTGCTTGAGATGTTTACAGGAAAAAGGCCGACCGATGAAAGGTTTAGAGAAGGTTTAAGTCTTCGCAACTTTGTTAAGGCAGCACTGCCAGAACGAATAGTCAAGGTTACGGATCCTATTCTTGTTGAAGAAAGAGTCACACGAGGAACTCCCGATGTAAAAAACTCAAGAAATGATAGACATCTTCGGTGCTTGAATTCACTATTCGAAATAGGACTCACTTGTTCTGCTGAATCACCCAATGAGCGGATTGACATGAGTGATGTTATCAAACTTTGTTCCATTAGAGACAAGTTTCATCCAACTCGATTAAGTCATGAGGTTCgaacttaa
- the LOC105775731 gene encoding LOW QUALITY PROTEIN: probable LRR receptor-like serine/threonine-protein kinase At3g47570 (The sequence of the model RefSeq protein was modified relative to this genomic sequence to represent the inferred CDS: deleted 2 bases in 1 codon): MEVASSFFIVCFQVIILSLFSLAYAAPISGGNDTDLQALLRFKANIIGDQLGVMESWNSSVHFCQWHGVTCSRKLRRVTKLELQLLKLSGSLSPYIGNLSFLKELNLEGNSFYNQIPQEICRLRRLETLELSNNSITGEIPSNLSACYKLTLVGMWGNQLTGEIPASLGLLSNLKVLNFAINRLRGSIPPSLGNLSSLEELSLWTNSLSGVIPEAIGQLTNLSVFLVEENAISGTIPFTMFNLSNMRSFDIGGNNIQGTLPSDLAITMPYLEFFSAWKNQISGKIPISISNASNLNILQLNENRLIGNVPYLEKLDKLANLLLGPNHLGNGREGDLNFLCSLINNTKIETIDIQTNNFGGVLPECISNFSSTLLFLVIENNKILGKIPDGIGNLINLQVLRVSQNQLSGPIPLNIGRIQKLNRFDARYKFLTGTIPHSIGNLTGLTFHVNNFQGNIPSSLGHCQNLLTLGLSYNNLSGSIPPQVLALSSLSILLNLSSNYLTGELPAEVEKLKNLGDLDVSKNKLSGLLPNSLGSCVRLEKLFLGGNLFEGPIPSSMSSLRGLAALDVSDNNLSGEIPEFLASFGALEYLNLSFNDFEGIIPSGGVFKNSSATFVEGNDKLCGGITELHLSRCNSEKSSNTSLRLKLVIVSVILGVTLIFLFLLIMLFRKKKEHQPTATCAENSLLRLSYQSILRATNGFSTQNLVGLGSFGSVYRGILEETGEVIAVKVLNLLNHGASRSFLAECEVLKNIRHRNLVKLLTAVSGADYQGNDFKALVYEFMVNGSLEDWLHPPAGANEPETIRNLNLFQRLNVAIDVAHALEYLHHPSQILIIHCDLKPSNILLDAEMVAHISDFGLAKILSADRLNYSASQSSSLGLRGTIGYAPPEYGMGSELSTKGDVYSYGILLLEMFTGKRPTDEKFKEGLSLHNFVKSALPDRVIEILDPILVEERVQQGTLKGKCLRNEIHLQCLNLIYEIGLICSAESPSARMDTSDAVTKLCSIRDKLYPTGLHHEVCNLNMLLNQRVITSFECNKIKLVISHCHYHHNYCERNYIIPNTEYVGGNKFGLLQFNPITTIIYMN, from the exons ATGGAAGTGGCAAGCTcttttttcattgtttgcttCCAAGTTATAATTCTTAGCTTGTTCAGTTTAGCATATGCAGCGCCTATATCCGGAGGAAATGACACTGATCTACAAGCTTTACTACGGTTCAAAGCCAATATAATTGGTGATCAGCTCGGAGTTATGGAGTCTTGGAATAGTTCTGTTCACTTCTGTCAATGGCATGGTGTTACATGCAGTCGCAAGCTTCGGAGAGTTACCAAGTTGGAACTGCAGCTCCTAAAACTCTCTGGATCTTTATCACCATACATTGGAAATTTAAGCTTTCTCAAGGAGTTGAATCTTGAGGGTAACAGCTTCTACAATCAGATTCCTCAAGAAATTTGTCGCTTAAGAAGATTGGAAACTTTAGAACTGTCCAATAATTCCATCACTGGTGAAATTCCTTCCAATTTATCTGCTTGTTATAAGCTTACATTGGTCGGTATGTGGGGCAACCAGCTAACAGGAGAAATACCTGCTTCGCTGGGTCTCTTATCAAACTTGAAAGTCTTGAATTTTGCCATCAACAGATTGAGAGGAAGTATACCACCTTCGTTGGGGAATTTGTCATCCTTAGAGGAGCTTTCTTTGTGGACTAATTCATTAAGTGGGGTTATACCTGAAGCTATTGGACAATTGACAAATCTTTCAGTTTTTTTGGTAGAAGAAAATGCAATTTCAGGTACTATTCCCTTCACAATGTTCAATCTCTCCAATATGAGAAGTTTTGATATTGGTGGAAACAATATTCAAGGTACTCTTCCTTCTGATTTAGCAATCACCATGCCATATCTTGAGTTCTTTTCTGCATGGAAAAACCAAATCTCAGGAAAAATCCCGATTTCTATATCGAATGCCTCGAATCTGAATATACTTCAACTTAATGAGAATAGACTTATTGGAAACGTCCCTTACTTAGAGAAGTTGGATAAACTAGCTAAtcttcttctaggcccaaaccATTTGGGAAATGGAAGAGAAGGTGATTTGAACTTTCTCTGcagtttaattaataataccaaaatagaaacaatagatatacaaacaaataattttggAGGGGTACTTCCCGAATGCATTAGCAATTTTTCTAGcacacttttatttttagtaatagaaaataacaaaatattggGAAAAATTCCCGATGGGATTGGAAATCTCATCAATTTGCAGGTGCTACGGGTATCACAAAATCAACTATCAGGTCCCATTCCTCTCAACATCGGGAGGATTCAGAAGCTAAATAGATTTGACGCTCGTTATAAATTTCTCACTGGGACTATTCCCCATTCTATTGGAAATTTAACAGGGTTAACATTTCAC GTTAACAATTTTCAGGGCAATATTCCTTCAAGTCTTGGACACTGCCAAAATTTGCTTACATTGGGTCTTTCTTACAACAATCTTAGTGGATCAATACCCCCTCAAGTACTTGCACTTTCATCCTTGTCCATTTTACTAAACTTATCATCGAACTATTTGACTGGTGAACTTCCCGCTGAAGTagagaaattgaaaaatctagGTGATTTGGATGTTTCAAAAAATAAGTTATCTGGTTTGCTTCCAAACAGCCTTGGTAGCTGTGTGAGATTAGAAAAGTTGTTTCTTGGTGGTAATTTGTTCGAAGGGCCCATTCCTTCATCTATGAGTTCATTGAGAGGTCTTGCGGCACTGGATGTATCCGATAATAATCTTTCAGGTGAGATTCCTGAATTTCTTGCAAGCTTTGGGGCACTAGAGTATTTAAATCTCTCATTTAATGATTTTGAGGGAATAATACCAAGTGGAGGAGTCTTTAAGAATTCAAGTGCTACATTTGTTGAAGGGAACGATAAGCTTTGTGGAGGCATCACTGAGTTACACTTGTCAAGATGTAACTcggaaaaatcatcaaacacTTCTCTTCGTTTAAAACTAGTTATTGTTTCTGTAATTTTAGGAGTGACTTTGATATTCCTTTTTCTCCTTATCATGTTGTTTCGAAAGAAGAAAGAGCATCAGCCAACAGCAACTTGTGCAGAAAATTCACTTTTACGGTTATCATACCAAAGCATCCTAAGGGCTACTAACGGATTCTCTACGCAGAATTTGGTTGGTTTGGGAAGTTTTGGCTCCGTGTACAGAGGAATTCTTGAAGAGACTGGAGAAGTTATTGCAGTAAAGGTGCTTAATCTTCTAAATCATGGAGCTTCGAGGAGTTTCTTAGCTGAATGTGAGGTCTTGAAGAACATTCGACATCGAAATCTTGTCAAGCTTTTAACTGCCGTTTCAGGTGCCGATTATCAAGGCAATGATTTTAAAGCCTTGGTTTATGAGTTCATGGTAAATGGAAGTTTGGAGGACTGGCTGCACCCACCTGCTGGAGCCAATGAACCAGAGACAATAAGAAACCTGAACCTCTTCCAAAGACTTAATGTGGCCATAGATGTGGCTCATGCACTAGAGTATCTGCACCATCCTTCCCAAATATTGATCATTCATTGTGACCTCAAGCCAAGCAATATTCTACTTGATGCGGAAATGGTTGCCCATATAAGTGACTTTGGCTTAGCAAAAATCCTTTCTGCAGACAGGCTTAACTATTCTGCTAGTCAATCAAGCTCCCTTGGATTAAGAGGAACTATTGGTTATGCTCCACCTG AATATGGCATGGGAAGTGAGTTATCAACAAAAGGGGATGTGTATAGCTACGGCATCCTCTTGCTAGAGATGTTTACTGGGAAGAGGCCGACGGATGAAAAGTTCAAAGAAGGTTTAAGTCTTCACAACTTTGTTAAGTCAGCTTTACCGGATCGAGTGATTGAGATTTTAGATCCCATTCTTGTTGAAGAAAGAGTCCAACAAGGAACTCTCAAGGGAAAATGTCTGAGAAATGAAATACATCTTCAGTGCTTGAATTTGATATACGAAATAGGACTCATTTGTTCTGCTGAATCACCAAGTGCACGTATGGACACGAGTGATGCTGTTACCAAGCTTTGTTCCATTAGAGACAAGCTTTATCCTACCGGATTACATCATGAGGTTTGTAACTTAAATATGTTGCTCAATCAACGGGTAATAACATCTTTtgaatgtaataaaattaaattggtaaTTTCCCATTGTCATTATCATCATAATTATTGTGAAAGAAACTACATAATTCCAAATACTGAATATGTTGGAGGAAACAAATTTGGGCTGCTTCAATTCAACCCCATTACaactattatttacatgaaTTAA